In Candidatus Hydrogenedentota bacterium, the genomic window GACATGGGTCGTGCCGTCAGGCCCCGCGACCGCGAGGTGGATGGTGCCGACGGGCTTTTCGGGCGTGCCCCCACCCGGCCCGGCGATGCCGGTCACCGCGACGGCCCAGGTGGCACCGCTGGCGGCTCGAGCCCCCTCGGCCATGGCGCGCGCGACGGGCTCGGAGACGGCACCATGGGTCGCGATGAGGGCCTCCGGGACGCCGAGATGGGCCGT contains:
- a CDS encoding CinA family protein — encoded protein: TAHLGVPEALIATHGAVSEPVARAMAEGARAASGATWAVAVTGIAGPGGGTPEKPVGTIHLAVAGPDGTTHVQRRFPFDRERIRVVSAWSALDLLRRRLFSVDPA